Proteins from a single region of Zonotrichia leucophrys gambelii isolate GWCS_2022_RI chromosome 17, RI_Zleu_2.0, whole genome shotgun sequence:
- the LOC135455003 gene encoding sperm acrosome-associated protein 9-like, which translates to MNEVVETLRKIEEKYKLFQQQQFTFIKALERTREEAHDMMRPVSSIVQVQCYKDNHCYNATDRRILNMFVSLCNELRCLSQKMETVHAGDSVTNGLLEKCKLLLNDSNDLTALRATYPHGVVNHLSLEEAQHRYGGVVSLLPIVLDSMRDWVTHSNLKVLYIVSPGCARCKEETPTSQTAPEALTSNSNENTVKLQDKDFKKFLAANQRPQKKKAPWRPPGKHPY; encoded by the exons ATGAATGAGGTGGTGGAGACCCTGAGGAAGATCGAGGAGAAGTACAagctgttccagcagcagcagttcacCTTCATCAAAGCCCTGGAGCGCACGCGGGAGGAAGCCCATGACATGATGAGACCTGTGTCATCCATTGTCCAG GTGCAGTGCTACAAGGACAACCATTGCTACAACGCCACAGACAGGCGCATCCTCAACATGTTCGTGTCCCTGTGCAACGAGCTGCGCTGCCTGAGCCAGAAGATGGAGACGGTGCACGCTGGGGACAGCGTCACCAACGGCCTTTTGGAGAAGTGCAAATTGCTCCTGAACGACAGCAACGACCTCACTGCCCTTCGAGCCAC gtACCCCCATGGTGTTGTGAACCAcctgagcctggaggaggcgCAGCATCGCTATGGAGGGGTGGTGAGCTTGCTGCCCATCGTCCTGGACAGCATGAGGGACTGGGTCACACACTCCAACCTGAAAGTCCTCTATATTGTGAGTCCTGGATGTGCCAGGTGCAAGGAGGAGACACCCACTTCCCAAACAGCACCTGAAGCTCTGACCTCCAATAGTAatgaaaatactgtaaaattGCAGGACAAAGATTTCAAGAAATTCCTGGCTGCAAATCAACGTCCGCAAAAAAAGAAAGCTCCCTGGAGGCCACCAGGCAAACACCCCTATTAA
- the LOC135455004 gene encoding sperm acrosome-associated protein 9-like, whose product MNEVLETLKKIEDKYKLFHQQQFTFIKALERTREEAHDMIRPVSSIIQVQCYKDHHCFNATDRRILNMFVSLCNELRCLCQKMETAHAGDSVTHGLLEKCKLLLNDSNDLTALRAPYPHRVVNFLSVEESKHRYGGVVSLLPIVLDTMKAWVTHSKKYLIPNEKQCERCKYEDPRLGKKAPWVPPGNTSC is encoded by the exons ATGAATGAGGTGCTGGAGACCCTGAAGAAGATCGAGGACAAGTACAAGCTCTTCCATCAGCAGCAGTTCACCTTCATCAAAGCCCTGGAGCGCACCCGGGAGGAAGCCCATGACATGATCAGACCTGTGTCATCCATTATCCAG GTGCAGTGCTACAAGGACCATCACTGCTTCAACGCCACAGACAGGCGCATCCTCAACATGTTCGTGTCCCTGTGCAACGAGCTGCGCTGCCTGTGCCAGAAAATGGAGACGGCGCACGCTGGGGACAGCGTCACCCACGGCCTTTTGGAGAAGTGCAAATTGCTCCTGAACGACAGCAACGACCTCACTGCCCTTCGAGCCCC gtACCCCCACAGGGTTGTGAACTTCCTGAGCGTAGAGGAATCAAAGCATCGCTATGGAGGGGTGGTGAGCTTGCTGCCCATCGTTCTGGACACCATGAAGGCCTGGGTCACACACTCCAAGAAGTACCTGATCCCCAAT GAGAAACAGTGTGAGAGGTGCAAGTATGAAGACCCACGTTTAGGAAAGAAAGCTCCCTGGGTCCCACCAGGGAACACCTCCTGTTAG